The sequence AGCATATGCGCCTCCAAAGTGAGTGGTTGGAACTGTAGTCTTCATCTCATCAAAAGCACCAGTAGTGCTTGAGTTCATGGAAAGCTTCGCTCGAATTGATTTCACTCGGAGTTGGTCTTGACGGAGGATTTCGGCTGCCGAGGGAAATGTTTTCGGATCTCCAGTCACCGTGCATGGACCATACCTGCTTACCACTTTTAGGGACGAAGCTTTGTTGAGAACTGAAATACAGCATTGAAATTGATTaagaaatgtaaaaataaataaataaataaacactgaTTTAAGTTTCAACTCTCAAATGTAGTACACCACTGGGACTAAATGGCAAGACAgacagacacacacacacacaattagTTAAGAAATAAATCGTAATATgtaaaacacaatattaaaagacAATACAGAAAATCCTAAATCATGATATAACCTTTGTTAGAATGGTCGCAGACACTTGAAGGCAAAAGAGAATTGACATTAACATTGCGAAAGCAACTTTTTGTGGTCTCATTTGCGGCAACGGTTTGCCCTTTCTTCAGAGAGCATAAAgggcaaagaagaaaaagaaaaacatagggGAGAAAGGCAAGAGAGATGGGAGTAGCCATGAGAAACAAATACTTTACTTTGTTGTCACAGATTATGAACCCACATCGTTTTCTTGGCTAGCCTCACCGGCCTTATATAAGCTAAATAATACGGTTCAATCACAGCCGCGCGGGTTATGGAAGACGTACAGACCTTAAAAACCCAAGTCAAAGTAATTTGTCTCATCGAGGGAGACAATTCCAGCTAAGCAaagtttttattcttctttattagcatgtttttgGTAGTGCATTAaagcttgttttttaaaatatatattttttaaaattatattaaattaatatatttttttatgattttaatatatcaatgttaaaaaaaaattatttttataaatttcaataaaaaaatatttttaaaaagtaatttccaCCGTTACCTAACAAACATACTAATCAACTTtagaaaaaggcaaaaacaagACGATATTCTTAATAGCTCTTATGGACTTGGTATTCCATTCCATCCAATTAGGAAGCTCCATCGAAATGAACAAAATAACTaggatatttttcttttgcattaaaattaatttgtgggTCATTCATTAACTTACAAATTTAAGATAAGAATAAAGGAAGCATTGATTGCAACAAACCAtatttaaagggttttttttagttattcagAGGTTTcactattatatatttattataccTTAAACCTTAATGATAGATATATGAATAATATAACACGTATCTGTATAGGAAATAATACAGGTATGATAGAAAtattatagttatatttttgtgtgttgtAATTtccatcattatatatatatatatatatatatatatatatatatatatatatatatatatgttggcTAATCAATAGATTAAGCTTTCTAATTGTtcttcattataaaaatatctttccATGAACAGGATAGATAAAAATGTAAATATGCTTTGACTCATGAaattaattagggttttttttaatgataagtAAAGTTTGGGGTTGGCTTTTCTCATGCTAAACAATTCATTTGTAACCGGGTTTGAAGTAAATCATCCATGTTTAAATTGGTACATtcataataaattctttttttcacatatatttattaaacttggACCGGCATGAGACTCGATGGCTGAACTACTTCGGGTTTGTTAAAAGACCAGTCGGTGCAACGGCAAAATCCGGTTGACTTAGGGGAACccaaacaagattttttttttcaaatgtgatttttcttctatacctttttttttcatatttttttagttggttatgaATACTTTTTAAAGattactacataaatattagaaaaatattttattttttcaatgtgatatttgaaaccctttaaagttttttaatatatgattttaattcctttcatatatatactttatattcacaagaaaaaagttatattttttcaatatgagataaaaaaattttttttttggtttaagtaCTTCAACTTAAgaggataacataatatattttcattgtgGGATTTCaaaccttttaatatataactctatgttctcaagaaaaaaaaaaattcaatgcgGGATTTGAAGCCTTTCTGTATATGTATTTtatgttcataagaaaaaaattatgttttttcaatatgaaatttgaaaccttttagtatatatactagctctatattttcaagaaaaaaattatttttttaatgtgggatttaaaGCTTTTTCGTAATTATAttctatgtttatatatatatatatatatatatatatttttaatttaaaaaaaaaacaaaaaaaaaaaggaaacttcCTCTCCCATATCATTGTCTATTTTTCATATGATACAAAATAAGAGATGACCACTTGGCTAGCTGCTCCTCCTTTTTTCTCCACCTTTTGGAAATATTCTCACTTCATTCTCAACCACAAATTACACGTTACCGCGTTTAGTCTGTCGGCTTGGAGCTTTCAAACAACGAGGGATTGCATGTGCAGTGAGTGAGTGATTTGCATGTTCCCTATCCAATCAACGGCAAAACACGCCAATAAATGAAGTCTTTTTccacaatattaatttttacgGGGAAAAATTGACGGggacaaggttttttttttataaaaaaattaaattatttttaaagtttcatttaacaatatttttttatataatatgatgaaaaattcaaatcttCTTATATTcactcaaattaattaaaataattaaataaaaaaatattaataatttataagtttgtactagaaaataatataaaattattcctaGCAATAACCTCATATAACTTCTTAGAATTAAGATAGCTTTCACTTTAGTTCGTCAACTCAAATTTAAGATTCGATCGATTTCACGAAAGACTAAGACTTTCAAAGTCAAGAAAAGACATTTGTCAATTACCATTGATCATACAAGTTCTAGTAATTCTAGAAGCCCTATAATTCCTTGAAGGATACGAAAATATGGATTTTCCGTGAGAGATCAATAAACGGGATTCGGACACCATTGAATGCTAGGAAATACTGGTCTCTGTGTCCACACTTTGTCATgggatcaaattttttttttttatacaaaaaataatatttaggaattgaaatgagataaaaaaaaaacattaaaaattagtcCTAATGAACATTTAACAATGCTAATTATGCCTAGGTCAAGAAAGGACATCTCACCAAATCTGCAATCTAGattatatgattaaaataacctgtaaaaaaataaaaaaattataatatttttttaatatataaatttttaaaacttatgaTTCGAGTTATTAGATTCAAAACAccaaaatctagaaaaattatGATGTTCAATTTCcagtaaattaaatattaaagaataaaagtaaattaaatattgaatgataaaattatatatatgaaaaaatcaatcacacatttttttaaaaaataacaattcaaaaaataataattgtcgCACGTCAATTGCGCGGTGATTGGCCGACgattttttcattgtttactTGATTGGTTCTTTGAAAGTCGTCACCTAATATTTGATTGAGGGTTACTAGAAAATCCAAATTTATTGGTCATCGTTAGAATTGAGGGTTAGAGACTAGTTATGGCTAGAGAATTTTAGCACCCGTAGCACACCCTACACCTTACTTGAAATAAACTGCTATGCGGTTTGATAtgatttgaaatattaatcaaattattaaggctttaataaatcaattattaaatcccaaaataaatatagaaacatATTCTACATTTTCAAGAGaaatacaatataattttatttatccttaagATATTtaacatattcaaattaaacacttaattcatttatcttttttatttttataattcaataacataaataaaaatacaaacacacacacacatttgtttttattataattttctcaTGCACCATCTTTTACATGTTACaaataacaagaattaaaaataaatcaaataaaagtaTCTAAAAACACCTATCAACGTctgaaaattacaaaagaaagcCTCGGGAACAGTGATGGAAGGTTTCTGGGCATgaaacagtggcggcgcgttttctccacgCATCATTActgttattactattaataattaatagctattattactgttattacaaaagaaaattattattattactgttatcattattaataattaatagcatcattattattattattattattattattattattattattaaatcaaagaaTGATGATGATCAAAAAAGTAATCACACTAtagtgataaataaaaaaacatgagggGGACTAGAGTAAAACCTTCATGCCTCTtagtatatttgttatcttttataGAGTCATTAAGTGACTCAAATACACagtagaattttatttaaaattataatacacacacatgtAATAATTAGGAGTTGAGAGTTTTACTGCTTGAAAAATCTATCATTGTTGGAAGGATAACCAAGAACTATTACTAGTATACGAGTCTTGGTTGAAACTTTCATGgtttttcattcaaatattattgttccaaattttatgaattcaaattttatattagtgattttatttgattgtgAAATGTGTAAGGTCCTTAATTACCACTAGGCAGCGTAATAGTTTATGTCATGtattataacatatatttataaataatgaaaagctTCTCTATGCATCATGTTGCTTAAGTTCTAGCAGGGTTATCGACATCTATTGTTGTTCTTGGCAGATGATTTGGGAGAAGTTGTGGTTGATGTCAACTACTTGAATGTTGAAGACACAGTTCCTCAGTAACAGTTCCTCGTAATGCTGAAGTCCTGCTCAAGGCAGCCTCATCACAGCTTGCTGTCTTTTATAACACTGTCAGATACCATAAGGTGTTCTCACTCCCATCATTCTTCTTTCTCGAATAACATTCTCAGATCCTCTTGCTTTCCAGCCATCACTTGTAATTCTCTtttattcatcttcttttctGGGTTTAGACATcgatttttcttgaatattgtgataaaaataatagaacgTAAGAGTTCTGGCATGGAAAATAATAACCTAAGAAGACTGTTTCGGAGACTTGTACTTTATACATGTCAACTACAAGTCTTTCACCGATCCGTTGATTGCGCAGTGATTCCATTCGGAAAGGATCCAATCCAAAAGTATATCAGCAGAAACCGGCGGTGGTTCGGTTTTCGTTTTTCATCTTAACATGCATATCAtcacatataaaaacaattattatactTAAACTAAAGTGTACGTAGATGTCGTCATGTCGGTTCAGGATTATGtttggtcaattttttttctctcttttttttttattttggtcaatttttattttttatttttttaatttcacccctcaATGAACTACAACATGCCCTTTGATTTTTCTATTGCTCTCATATGACTTCTTATTTCTTCAATTCTTCATTTTAAAGAGCCAAATCGACTCCTAATTATAATCTTCTTTAATAATTAAGCCCCTTAATTGATTTTCTAAATTggatattcattttaaaatcatctttgaaattcaaatttctttcaattttagtcaaattaaattaaattaaaccatttttctttcaatttattttcaattcaatccttaaTTATGACCCAAAAattctcaaactttatttttgctTGAGATACTCAACTATTGGTCTAATTTTAACTCGAGCTAtgtattgttttttagattttatatatttttttaatgattttatgatttatttctatcacaaaaaaactaaataaaaaatgacaagaataaaaaaaatgactaaatttactaaaaacttatatatattttttctaattttcaaaaatataaacaaaaaaaaggtttaaaaattaagttattaaaGTAGATAGAAGGTACTTAgttgtaaaaatatttaagagtatattcaaataaaaatatattatttttaaggatCAATCATTTATCTTTAAGATTTTATAGGTTATTTCTTAatgcaaacaaaataaatgtaatCAGCCTCTTAGAATTCCAACAACATCatcttatttaattaaacttctaaAAAAGGTCCACCAACTTACGGAAATATTACTCAAAATACATTTACAATAACAAAATCTAAGCTCCAAATTAGAAgaacaataaatgaaaaaatagagttttaagACCAAAGgaagataatttgaaaaattaatttctgtATTTGAATCAAAGGTACAccaaataactttataaaaaattatcttgtttaATTTATCATTGTATAGAATACCAAACACTAAATATGTTACTTTATTAGTGTATTTAGAAACTTTGAATCAATATATTAATCACGGGAGGCCCCTCAACTGATAAAAAGACATCATAATGATGTTCTCATATGAACAGGCTGCctaagtgtgtgtttgttttataGGTTGAGGTTGAGTTTGGGTGTGAGACccactaaaaaaactataaaaaacaagaaaaaatagcttttgtggttgagtTTTGTGCATAATTAGATTGTACCCAACCACAACCTCAACCataaaagctaaaacaaacatACCCAAATAACGAAGACTATCTGATCGGGCAGACCCTCGCTGATTATCTAGTGAAAACTCCTTCAAGTGGCTAACGAAGACTAGAAACATAGATTTGTCAAGATACAGGATATCATAGGACAAAACATGAAACgcttgctaatgttttttttttttttctatttaaaatatcCCAGCAAGATTCTACGCTGTCTGATCGGGTTGTAGCTAGGTGGCCATGTTTCTGCTAGCAAAATGATAATGAGATTTGAGACAATATCCAACTTGATGTAATATAAAGCTAATATGAGCTATTATTCTTACCCACGATAGGATTTCACTTCTAAAATATCCTCTGGAATTGTAATAACCTCATTTCACCACAAGAAGGTTGTTATTGTTGATAAAGTAGTTATAAATTCCACATAATTTTTTAGCTTAAAGCACTCATACTAGCTTCAACCCTGTGAAGCATCTCCTACCGCTCCCTTTGGGCTAGAATATACACTTTTTTGTGCTTCTTGCATGTACAAAGCAAAGGAACAAAGAATTGAATCCCAGTCCCTTTGTAGAGAGCTTATTGCATATGTTGTATGTAAAGTTTCTTAAGTTACTACACAcaccttttaattattttttcctatatATTTCATTTCAGCTCGCATCCACATATAAGCTGATCTTACACTCCTTTATTTGTAATGGAGCTGCAATTGGTCATGGTTCTTGTTTGTCATTTCAGCTACAACCACCAGGGGCAAATCCAACCCTTCCTTTTGCACCATCATAGACCACTTGATAAGTCCTTTGCTGAACATTTCCAAAAACTGATATATCATCATTTCCTGCGAAAGCTAGGCAAACCCTCTTCAAACCGTTCACTGGATACAAAATCCCTGACACATCAATATCCATCTCGACTCCGCCTTTGAAGGTCACACCAACCTTGGGTATCCTTACCGTGTCATATTTACTAAAATCATAGCACGTATCGAAAATAGAATACCCACTTGTCGAAGGATAAGCTGTCATCAAATTTTGAAATGCTGAGCTGAGCTCGGAGTATGCTGTCGAAGGCAGTCTCGTGATGACCGTGCCAGAGTCAATAACGGTTCCAGCTGAAAAAGCCGATTCATCTATTGATAGCTTGCGCCCTCCAACACTTAGCCCGGTTATGTCCAGGCCGTAAAATGGCGTCGAGTCAAAGTCTGCAGACAAAGGAGTGAATTTCACAGACTTGGAGACTTCTCCACCAAGACTGAGGTAACCTTTGGAGCTGGAGGATGCCGGTAGGCAATAAGCGAAGAGCTTTTTGTATTCTTTAGCAGTTTGTGATGGTAAGGCTAACTTGGACCGACCAAGTCCCAGCAAACCGGCTGCTTGTCCAAATAGGCCATCGTTTTGTTGCCCGCACCCAAATAAGAAGTTCTCGAACACATTTGATGATGAAAGGGTTAATGTTTCTGCAGCAAAAAATCCGATTGAGTAGGAGCCGTCTCCATATTGCACTTTGTAACGGCATGTCGAAGAAGAACAACTTTGGCGCCTACCTTCTGCATAGTAGAAGGAGCATAGATTTAATCTGTATCTTATTGTTAACACCCtgctataaaatgaaaaattaggaTTGAATCTCGTTCAAATGTACAAGGAGCATagatttaaaagaagaaaagattttCGTTATGTAATCGAAGATGATAAAacacatcaattaatttattgtttatatgttagtcatataattaagaaaatttctacgatataaaattgagtttcagGGGAAATCTTTGAGaattatacaaatattttgagaaaaatgCATTATAAATACATTTTGTAGTCAAGCCTTCATTATTATTCGTAGTtagtggataattttttttattttttatttttatcttgaatggCAAATAAGGTAGGTTTTGACATTGGATATCACAACATTTATAAGAAATTCCGCCAGCATTTGGCGCATATATATGCGCTAAAGAATCCAATGCGACGAAAAACTTAGGAATCATTTGATATCATTGACGGTTTCATGCTTTACTATTGAGTTACTTTTCCTACGAGAATTTCTTACCTGACGCGACTAACTTGCACAACGCCGAGGAACACGAAATGTTCTTGTATGAAGTAGACTTGCTCGGATCTAACCTTGGCTCCTTCTGTTTGTAGCAAGAGTTCACGCATGGCTCACATTGAGTCCAAGTGATATCGCTGCCGGTGTCGAATATGAGGGTAAATTCTTGTTTCGGTGTGCCGAGACCCACAGTAACAACATAATCACCAGCACCGATAGATGCACCAGACTGGACCGGCAATGTAGCCTGCTTCTCCGGGAACATGCCACGGCTTGAGAGCCTAGCATGAATTGAATCCACTCGATATTGGTCTCGAAGGAGGATTTCCATGTTAGAAGGAGCTTCTGCTCCTTTCTCTTGATTCACTATACCAATGCATGGGCCATGCCTGTGCACCACCTCCAGGGATAAACTGTTTGAAACTGAAATGCATAAACCTCGAATTAGTGTGATTACCTGAGGTGGTCTTAATTAGGTGTTGAACCATCCATGAATTCATTTTattgaaaagaatttcaaagttTTAGATATAGAACAGGGCGGGGCTGGGCAGAGCTAAGAAATTGAGATTGGAGAGAGTCCAAGAATATATTGACATGCTAAacttctataaaataaatattaaatttcaaagattattttaaactttaaggGACTGTGACCCCCACTTGCACCCCTCATTCTGCCCCAGATTATTTGACTACAAAAAGAGAGAGTTTATACTAAAAAGTCTTACTAACAATAACAACATGtaatataatgatttatttatctgacaagtaaattatttataaaacatcattcGTGACTCGCCATATCAGCTAGTAAGATATCATGCATGACTTTTGTATTTGTTTAGAGGGttcttatgaaataaaataaaaaggataaagcTTTTggagtgatttttttaagaggGATTGTACTTAAACAAACAAACGACAAGTAGACATGATTTTCAAttgttctttttatctttttaaagtaAGAATATGTTCGGTTATGCAATGTAtagtgcttttaaaaatatgttttcaattgaaaatgtattaaaatgatattttatttttatttttgacaacagaatattaaaatcattaaaacatttataaaaatataaatttaatgtattttcagataaaaacactataaaaacaagttaaattacattatcaaataaaatctaagCTGACAAATCAAAGTAGGAATTTAGATATTCATGTCGTATTATTCAAAGAATTATTTTGTATGTGTatctgttaaaaaataatattgatcataatttcatttaataagttaaactattaaattaaaaacatcgaATCTAAATAAAGAATTGTGATTTAACCAACATAGGATATTCAACCAAGTTGaatatatgtataattaatAAACACGAATCAAGATAAGATTGCTCGAATGGTGATTAAACCTTTAGAAGAAGAGTGGTTGCAGGCAGTTGTTGGCAGAAGAGAATTGACTTTAACAACATGAAGATAGCTTTTCGTAGCCTCATTTTCTTCAACAGCATAGCCCTTTTCCAAagagaatagaagaagaaaaacattcagAAGAGAGATGGAAATTGGGGTGGCCATTGGAAACAAAGTAGCTCTTCTCGGACTCGGACGTAGTTGTGTTGCACAGCTCATAGGCTCGTCGGGGCCGCCCTTATATACTATAAAagcatttaatatttaaataaaatgtaacGCAATAAATCAAGTCTCGGCCAATGATAACTTTTCTAGCTTAATTGGCCTTTGATTTGAAACCACTAATTAAagcatttaatatttaaatactatgattaaacaaaaagatttCAGTACCAAAAAAGGAAGCTTCATTCATGTATATATGAAATTGCGGGTGCGAAGTTGACTGAATAATAAGAAGCGATCAGAGGTTATTTTAAAGTCTTGGCCAAGAATTGGCTAAgctgaaaattttaatttgaaaaggtCAGGTGGTTGATTGAAAAAACATCCAAATTTTGAGGTTGCAATTATAATTTACCTAAGGATTTTGAACGAATTTTCTGGAAAATAACCTCCGACATATATAGGAATATATTTATAttcctatatttcaaaaaaaaaaaaaaaaaaacagaaatgattctcataaattcttaatttgaaaGCATTCTTATAAGTGTTCACACTAATTTTAGCTAAATTAAATATGtatgcaaataaccattagttaatgaaataataaataaaactttctgtacattatataattaattaaataaattaaaagagtaaattttgaattaaagataactaataaaataaatgaaggatgtgaatgaaaaaaaattcaacataatTCACTATTCATAATCTAAACATCGTTTCATGATTTACCAAGCGTAAATTTTGTGAAATCAAAcaacaattattaaattaaaagcaaaataatttaataaaaaatagaatacaaatggaaaaaaaagaaaagatgattCACCGTTCATATAATCACTAAGTATATTCACCTcaaatcttttaatgtttttttttaatatatcacaaAAATCCTTCAAATGAATAATTAGAATGGAGTACTTTGTAAAAAGATGAGTTCAAGATGTCCATAATTTTGGGTAATGGCAatattgtaaaagaaaaatacatttataaaaCCCAAGTGCGCCTCTAGCATCCCATTTCAGTGGATGAAGACGAgtactttttattaattactataaGATCTCGCCTTCAGAGAAGTTTCTTCACTTTGTCCAATAACctaaacaaagataaaagaaaataatttcgaGCACTCTTAATGGGAAAATACTGTTCTTTTCACGTACGTTGTAAATCCACTATCCCCCACTAACTAATACTAGAATCTATATCTTAA is a genomic window of Populus alba chromosome 18, ASM523922v2, whole genome shotgun sequence containing:
- the LOC118051159 gene encoding aspartyl protease family protein At5g10770 isoform X2, whose product is MATPISISLLNVFLLLFSLEKGYAVEENEATKSYLHVVKVNSLLPTTACNHSSSKVSNSLSLEVVHRHGPCIGIVNQEKGAEAPSNMEILLRDQYRVDSIHARLSSRGMFPEKQATLPVQSGASIGAGDYVVTVGLGTPKQEFTLIFDTGSDITWTQCEPCVNSCYKQKEPRLDPSKSTSYKNISCSSALCKLVASGRRQSCSSSTCRYKVQYGDGSYSIGFFAAETLTLSSSNVFENFLFGCGQQNDGLFGQAAGLLGLGRSKLALPSQTAKEYKKLFAYCLPASSSSKGYLSLGGEVSKSVKFTPLSADFDSTPFYGLDITGLSVGGRKLSIDESAFSAGTVIDSGTVITRLPSTAYSELSSAFQNLMTAYPSTSGYSIFDTCYDFSKYDTVRIPKVGVTFKGGVEMDIDVSGILYPVNGLKRVCLAFAGNDDISVFGNVQQRTYQVVYDGAKGRVGFAPGGCS
- the LOC118051159 gene encoding aspartyl protease family protein At5g10770 isoform X1; amino-acid sequence: MATPISISLLNVFLLLFSLEKGYAVEENEATKSYLHVVKVNSLLPTTACNHSSSKVSNSLSLEVVHRHGPCIGIVNQEKGAEAPSNMEILLRDQYRVDSIHARLSSRGMFPEKQATLPVQSGASIGAGDYVVTVGLGTPKQEFTLIFDTGSDITWTQCEPCVNSCYKQKEPRLDPSKSTSYKNISCSSALCKLVASEGRRQSCSSSTCRYKVQYGDGSYSIGFFAAETLTLSSSNVFENFLFGCGQQNDGLFGQAAGLLGLGRSKLALPSQTAKEYKKLFAYCLPASSSSKGYLSLGGEVSKSVKFTPLSADFDSTPFYGLDITGLSVGGRKLSIDESAFSAGTVIDSGTVITRLPSTAYSELSSAFQNLMTAYPSTSGYSIFDTCYDFSKYDTVRIPKVGVTFKGGVEMDIDVSGILYPVNGLKRVCLAFAGNDDISVFGNVQQRTYQVVYDGAKGRVGFAPGGCS